From Halapricum desulfuricans, a single genomic window includes:
- a CDS encoding FAD-dependent oxidoreductase, whose translation MTNVLVVGGGPAGLSAALFTQKNGLETTVFDTDGTWMHKAHLFNYPGIGSQDGSAYMATLRTQVDSFGVERREQEVTDVSATDDGFVITTSEDEYEGSYLILATGADRGLAESLGCAFEDDLVEVDLSMETSVEGAYATGAMVRAEEWQAVISAGDGAAAALNILSKEKGEHYHDFDVPDDAAATFGVDGE comes from the coding sequence ATGACGAACGTTCTTGTCGTCGGCGGGGGTCCCGCCGGACTCAGTGCAGCGTTGTTCACACAGAAAAACGGCCTCGAAACGACGGTCTTCGATACCGACGGAACCTGGATGCACAAGGCGCATCTGTTCAACTACCCGGGTATCGGGTCCCAGGACGGCTCGGCGTACATGGCGACACTCCGGACGCAGGTCGACAGCTTCGGCGTCGAGCGCCGCGAGCAGGAGGTCACCGACGTCTCGGCGACCGACGACGGATTCGTGATCACCACTTCCGAGGACGAATACGAGGGGTCGTACCTGATCCTGGCGACCGGTGCGGACCGCGGTCTCGCCGAGTCGCTCGGCTGTGCGTTTGAGGATGATCTCGTTGAGGTAGATCTGTCGATGGAGACGAGCGTCGAGGGCGCCTACGCGACGGGCGCGATGGTCCGCGCCGAGGAGTGGCAGGCGGTCATCTCCGCGGGCGACGGCGCGGCGGCCGCGCTGAACATCCTCTCGAAGGAGAAGGGCGAACACTACCACGACTTCGACGTGCCGGACGACGCGGCCGCGACCTTCGGCGTC
- a CDS encoding methyl-accepting chemotaxis protein → MKPSKRSLLPAAVRQSYAMRLGVALAFSIVVIVAFGGVISAQTTTQLQENVETDLTAQSNTEASQIDTWLRSIEGDARTTSKLPVYASGDTDEIKQDLDSLVASGHTPDDVIGVHYLNTENMTFVTSSADRMIGVNASVQGAPFATDPPSFDGSDDVVLTEPFSVSVVDHPIVAAITPIEGTDDRALVYMIDLSAHADRIADNAGDTTTVVIDQQGRYAAHPNQSKLLTDAGVDGFDLGAGESDFTSDDGTLRSATGLETADWTVMVQTQRADAYALADQINADLLGLVLLAIINLGLVGVTIGSNTITSLRRLTARAEEMADGDLDVDLRTTREDEIGSLYQSFAAMRDSLREKIDEAQEARQSAEGARESAEQARREAESERAEMEAMTSHLTSKASEYESVLDQAAEGDLTGRVDPQSESDAMERVGQKINATLDSLERIVADVESFSSEVLTASDRVQRNADEVSEASQQVTSSIDEIFEGARKQNERLNDASGEMENLSATAEEVASSAQEVAETSQAAAEAGEEGREAAQEAIQEMNAIEAETEEMVEEINALDDDLDEINDIINVITEIVEQTNMLALNASIEAAHADGQGDGFAVVADEIKSLAEETKDAAGDIEQRIERIQSQAGDTVETMESTSERITDGVETVTETVDALETIVDRTEDADAGIQEIDDATAEQARTAQEVMQTIDDLSAISQQTAQEADTVAAAADDQEHAITEVSESATDLRRRASDLEQLLERFTVETTPSGASSPEPATTDD, encoded by the coding sequence ATGAAACCGTCGAAACGATCGCTGCTTCCGGCAGCGGTTCGTCAGAGCTACGCGATGCGGCTGGGGGTCGCACTCGCGTTCTCCATCGTGGTGATCGTCGCGTTCGGTGGCGTGATCAGCGCACAGACGACCACACAACTACAGGAGAACGTCGAAACGGATCTGACAGCTCAGTCGAACACCGAGGCGAGCCAGATCGATACCTGGCTTCGGTCGATCGAGGGCGACGCACGAACGACCTCGAAACTCCCGGTCTACGCCAGCGGAGATACCGACGAAATAAAACAGGATCTCGATTCGCTGGTCGCATCCGGACACACACCTGACGACGTGATCGGGGTGCACTACCTGAATACCGAGAACATGACGTTCGTGACGAGTTCCGCCGACAGGATGATCGGTGTCAACGCCAGCGTGCAGGGTGCCCCGTTCGCGACCGATCCACCGTCGTTCGACGGGAGTGACGACGTCGTCCTGACCGAACCGTTCTCGGTGTCGGTCGTCGACCACCCGATCGTCGCCGCGATCACGCCGATCGAGGGAACCGACGATCGAGCGCTCGTGTACATGATCGATCTCTCTGCTCACGCCGATCGGATCGCGGACAACGCCGGCGACACGACGACCGTCGTGATCGACCAGCAGGGTCGCTACGCGGCGCATCCGAATCAGAGTAAACTCCTGACGGACGCAGGTGTCGATGGCTTCGATCTCGGAGCCGGTGAGAGCGACTTCACGTCCGACGATGGGACGCTTCGAAGTGCTACGGGACTGGAGACGGCCGACTGGACGGTGATGGTCCAGACCCAACGGGCGGACGCCTACGCGCTGGCCGATCAAATCAACGCCGACCTGCTCGGGTTGGTCCTGCTCGCGATCATCAACCTCGGACTCGTCGGCGTGACGATCGGCAGTAATACGATCACGTCGCTGCGTCGGTTGACGGCCCGTGCCGAGGAGATGGCCGACGGCGACCTCGACGTGGACCTGCGGACGACGCGCGAAGACGAGATTGGGTCGCTCTATCAGTCCTTCGCGGCGATGCGCGATTCCCTCCGGGAGAAGATCGACGAGGCCCAGGAGGCGCGTCAGTCCGCCGAAGGGGCACGCGAATCCGCCGAGCAGGCCCGCCGCGAGGCCGAGAGCGAACGGGCCGAGATGGAGGCGATGACCTCCCATCTCACCTCGAAGGCGAGCGAATACGAGTCCGTACTCGATCAGGCCGCCGAAGGTGATCTGACCGGCCGGGTCGATCCCCAGAGCGAGAGTGACGCGATGGAGCGGGTCGGCCAGAAGATCAACGCGACGCTGGATTCCCTGGAGCGGATCGTCGCCGACGTCGAGTCGTTCTCCTCGGAGGTGCTCACCGCCTCCGACCGCGTCCAGCGCAACGCCGACGAAGTCAGCGAGGCGAGCCAGCAGGTCACCAGTTCTATCGACGAGATCTTCGAGGGGGCACGGAAACAGAACGAGCGACTCAACGACGCCTCCGGCGAGATGGAAAACCTCAGCGCAACTGCCGAGGAGGTCGCATCCTCGGCCCAAGAGGTCGCAGAGACCTCTCAGGCGGCGGCCGAAGCCGGCGAGGAGGGTCGTGAGGCCGCACAGGAGGCTATCCAGGAGATGAACGCCATCGAGGCCGAGACCGAGGAGATGGTCGAGGAGATCAACGCGCTGGACGACGATCTCGACGAGATCAACGACATCATCAACGTGATCACCGAGATCGTCGAGCAGACCAACATGCTGGCGCTGAACGCCTCTATCGAGGCCGCTCACGCCGACGGACAGGGAGACGGGTTCGCCGTGGTCGCCGACGAGATCAAGAGCCTCGCCGAGGAGACCAAAGACGCCGCCGGCGATATCGAACAGCGCATCGAGCGCATCCAGTCACAGGCCGGCGATACCGTCGAGACGATGGAGTCGACGAGCGAGCGGATCACGGACGGCGTCGAGACCGTCACCGAAACCGTCGACGCTCTGGAGACGATCGTCGACCGAACCGAGGACGCCGACGCGGGTATCCAGGAGATCGACGACGCGACGGCCGAGCAAGCTCGGACCGCACAGGAGGTAATGCAAACGATCGACGACCTCTCGGCGATCAGCCAGCAGACCGCACAGGAAGCGGATACCGTCGCCGCTGCGGCCGACGATCAGGAGCACGCGATCACCGAAGTCTCCGAATCCGCGACCGATCTCCGCCGGCGCGCCTCCGATCTCGAACAGCTACTCGAACGCTTCACCGTCGAGACGACCCCCTCGGGAGCGTCGTCTCCGGAGCCCGCAACAACTGACGATTGA
- a CDS encoding SDR family NAD(P)-dependent oxidoreductase: MSVTFDFSGRVALVTGAGGALGSAIATGFADAGATVAAVDIVEPESEDFLLDPDHEHIEVYQSDFTDEPRVKSTIEQVVTDHGGIDYLANVAGTWRGGTPIAETDVDTFEFLFDVNLKTMFLASKHALPYLQEREGSIVSVSARSSLEGGEGDGIYRASKAGVRLLTETIAEEHLGTVRANAVMPSVIDTPMNREMMPDADHETWVDPVEIADVVQFLCSDAAGATSGAAVPAYGEA, from the coding sequence ATGTCAGTTACGTTTGATTTCAGCGGGCGTGTCGCTCTCGTGACCGGCGCGGGCGGCGCGCTCGGGAGCGCGATCGCAACCGGCTTTGCCGACGCGGGCGCGACGGTCGCGGCAGTCGACATCGTCGAACCGGAAAGCGAGGACTTCCTGCTCGATCCCGACCACGAGCACATCGAGGTCTACCAGTCCGATTTCACCGACGAGCCCCGGGTCAAAAGCACTATCGAGCAGGTCGTGACCGATCACGGTGGGATCGACTACCTGGCGAACGTCGCCGGGACCTGGCGCGGCGGGACGCCGATCGCCGAGACGGACGTCGACACCTTCGAGTTCCTGTTCGACGTCAACCTCAAGACGATGTTTCTGGCTTCGAAACACGCGCTCCCCTATCTTCAGGAGCGCGAGGGCTCGATCGTCAGCGTCTCCGCCCGCTCATCGCTCGAAGGCGGGGAGGGTGACGGGATCTACCGCGCCTCGAAAGCAGGGGTCAGGCTCCTCACCGAGACGATCGCCGAAGAGCATCTCGGGACGGTACGAGCCAACGCGGTCATGCCGAGCGTGATCGACACGCCGATGAACCGCGAGATGATGCCCGACGCCGATCACGAGACATGGGTCGATCCCGTCGAGATCGCCGATGTCGTGCAGTTCCTCTGCAGTGACGCCGCGGGCGCGACCAGCGGCGCGGCCGTCCCGGCATACGGCGAGGCCTGA
- a CDS encoding bacteriorhodopsin: MDLTITTWFTLGTVGMALGTIGLIVGYTRLSEAHRLPFLDLVGVTAIATVAYALMALDVGTVTSARGATLYIPRYVDWLLTTPMHIAYVAFLAGADRETIAKLGALQASTIVLGFAGGMVASPLNLVLFAAGGVAFGVLVYWLYTDIGELARERDDMTLALYRTLRNFVVVLWMIYPVVWLLGETGFAFMNTETVSLVVTYIDIVAKVGFGLLAYSALRDIEFLESSEDSVMATPSD, from the coding sequence ATGGATCTAACAATCACCACCTGGTTCACGCTTGGCACCGTCGGCATGGCACTGGGAACGATCGGACTGATCGTGGGGTACACCCGCCTGTCCGAGGCGCATCGCCTGCCGTTTCTGGATCTGGTCGGCGTGACGGCCATCGCGACAGTCGCGTACGCGCTGATGGCGCTCGACGTCGGCACGGTCACGAGCGCTCGCGGGGCCACGCTGTACATCCCGCGGTACGTCGACTGGCTGTTGACGACGCCGATGCACATCGCCTACGTCGCCTTCCTGGCCGGGGCCGACCGGGAGACGATCGCGAAACTCGGGGCGCTACAGGCCTCGACAATCGTGCTCGGGTTCGCCGGCGGGATGGTCGCCTCGCCGCTGAATCTGGTGCTGTTCGCTGCCGGTGGCGTCGCCTTCGGCGTCCTCGTGTACTGGCTGTACACCGACATCGGCGAACTCGCCCGCGAGCGCGACGACATGACCCTGGCGCTGTACCGGACGCTACGGAACTTCGTCGTCGTCCTCTGGATGATCTACCCGGTCGTCTGGCTGCTCGGCGAAACCGGGTTCGCCTTCATGAACACCGAAACCGTCTCGCTTGTGGTCACCTACATCGACATCGTGGCCAAGGTCGGCTTCGGACTGCTCGCCTATTCGGCATTGCGGGACATCGAGTTCCTCGAATCGTCCGAAGACAGCGTGATGGCGACACCGTCGGACTGA
- a CDS encoding hemolysin family protein, with the protein MVNLVVSSLQLVLALVLVVLNGFFVASEFAFVRVRATSVEQLVLDDRTGSAALQEVMEQLDDYLAATQLGITIASLGLGWVGEPAVAALIEPVLGEFLPAGIVHLVAFAIGFSIITFLHVVFGELAPKTIAISQAERLALFLAPPMKVAYYLFSPGIVVFNGAANAFTRMLGVPPASESDETLEEREIRRILAQSGEAGHVDAGEVEMIESVFDLDDTVIREVMVPRPDVVSVSGDQQLDEIRATVLRAGHTRYPVVSAADPDQVVGYLDVKDVLGAGHAGDEETTAAELAREIMIVPEMTSLQELLLQFRDEQRQMAAIVDEWGALEGIVTIEDAVEAVVGDLRDDFDVESREPAIRQDGRDAYDADGAVPLSTVNDVLGTEFEAEGYGTVAGLVLDRLGRAPEVGDRIEIGEFDVEVAAVDGSRIESVRLTRRTASEDGADAVESDRDDPAE; encoded by the coding sequence ATGGTAAATCTCGTCGTGTCGTCGCTGCAGCTGGTGCTTGCGCTCGTGTTAGTCGTCTTGAACGGCTTTTTCGTCGCTTCGGAGTTCGCCTTCGTTCGGGTGCGCGCGACGTCAGTCGAACAGCTCGTCTTGGACGATCGGACCGGATCGGCTGCGCTCCAGGAAGTCATGGAGCAACTCGACGACTACCTCGCGGCGACGCAGCTCGGGATCACGATCGCCTCGCTCGGTCTGGGGTGGGTCGGTGAACCGGCGGTCGCAGCGCTCATCGAGCCTGTTCTCGGTGAGTTCCTCCCGGCCGGGATCGTCCATCTCGTCGCGTTCGCGATCGGGTTCAGCATCATCACGTTCCTGCACGTCGTCTTCGGCGAGCTCGCACCGAAGACGATCGCGATCTCCCAGGCCGAGCGCCTCGCGCTCTTTCTCGCGCCCCCGATGAAGGTCGCCTATTACCTGTTTTCCCCCGGCATCGTCGTGTTCAACGGTGCGGCGAACGCGTTTACGCGGATGCTCGGTGTCCCGCCGGCCTCCGAGAGCGACGAGACCCTCGAAGAACGGGAGATTCGCCGGATACTCGCACAGTCCGGCGAAGCGGGTCACGTCGACGCGGGCGAAGTCGAGATGATCGAGAGCGTCTTCGACCTGGACGATACAGTCATCAGGGAGGTGATGGTACCGCGTCCGGACGTCGTCAGCGTGTCCGGCGACCAGCAGCTAGACGAGATCCGGGCGACGGTCCTCAGGGCCGGGCACACGCGCTATCCTGTCGTGTCGGCCGCGGACCCGGATCAAGTGGTCGGGTATCTCGACGTGAAGGACGTGCTCGGTGCTGGCCACGCCGGTGACGAGGAGACGACTGCCGCGGAGCTGGCCCGTGAGATCATGATCGTCCCCGAGATGACCAGCTTGCAGGAGTTGCTGTTGCAGTTCCGCGACGAGCAGCGACAGATGGCTGCGATTGTCGACGAGTGGGGCGCGCTCGAAGGGATCGTGACGATCGAAGACGCCGTCGAGGCCGTCGTGGGCGACCTCCGTGACGACTTCGACGTCGAGAGTCGCGAACCTGCGATCCGCCAGGACGGACGCGACGCCTACGACGCCGACGGTGCCGTCCCGCTCTCGACGGTCAACGACGTCCTCGGCACTGAGTTCGAGGCCGAGGGATACGGGACGGTTGCCGGACTCGTGTTGGACCGGCTCGGGCGTGCCCCCGAGGTCGGTGACCGCATCGAAATCGGCGAGTTCGACGTGGAGGTGGCCGCCGTCGACGGGTCCCGGATCGAGTCCGTTCGGCTCACCCGTCGGACTGCATCCGAGGACGGAGCCGATGCGGTCGAGAGCGATCGCGACGACCCCGCCGAGTGA
- a CDS encoding 4-phosphopantoate--beta-alanine ligase translates to MADELDIPESHPRYESLLTRHRIEAGVEKGITSKQGLIAEGRGEAFDYLLGERTLESAETAERVAAAHLLLADRPVLSVNGNVAALVPGEIGELAAATGAEIEVNLFNRTDERMAAIASHLREHGAGEVKGLDADGRIPGLEHERAKVDADGIESADVVLVPLEDGDRAEALGEMGKTEIVIDLNPLSRSAQVAAVPIVDNVLRAVPNITAHARELDEESDATLEAIIAEFDPNAALQAAEQAIRSGDLK, encoded by the coding sequence ATGGCCGACGAACTCGATATCCCCGAGAGCCACCCCCGCTACGAGTCGCTTTTGACGCGTCACCGGATCGAGGCAGGGGTCGAGAAGGGGATCACGAGCAAACAGGGGCTGATCGCCGAAGGACGGGGCGAGGCCTTCGACTACCTGCTGGGCGAGCGGACCCTCGAGAGCGCCGAGACGGCCGAACGTGTCGCGGCCGCGCATCTGCTTTTGGCCGACCGTCCCGTGCTCTCGGTCAACGGCAACGTCGCCGCGCTCGTCCCCGGAGAGATCGGCGAACTGGCCGCAGCGACCGGCGCCGAAATCGAGGTGAACCTCTTCAACCGCACCGACGAGCGGATGGCAGCGATCGCTTCCCACCTGCGCGAGCACGGCGCGGGGGAGGTCAAGGGGCTGGACGCCGACGGGCGGATCCCGGGACTGGAGCACGAACGCGCGAAGGTCGACGCCGACGGAATCGAGAGCGCCGACGTCGTGCTCGTCCCGCTCGAGGACGGCGACCGAGCCGAAGCCCTCGGGGAGATGGGCAAGACCGAGATCGTGATCGACCTGAACCCGCTGTCGCGATCGGCACAGGTCGCGGCTGTGCCGATCGTCGACAACGTCCTGCGTGCCGTCCCGAACATCACCGCCCACGCCCGCGAACTGGACGAGGAGTCGGATGCGACTCTCGAAGCGATCATCGCGGAGTTCGATCCCAACGCGGCGCTCCAGGCGGCAGAACAAGCGATCCGCAGTGGCGATCTCAAGTAA
- a CDS encoding glycerophosphodiester phosphodiesterase: protein MRCIAHRGFAGLYPENTLTAVRQAAERADMIEVDVRQCRSGDPVVIHDETVDRVTDSTGSVADISLATLQSMDVLGTGEGVPSLEAVLRTVPDGVGLNLELKEPDLVEPVIDLLDAFDTEILLSSFDVETLAAARDLDPSIDRALLVDSSSEAAIERAASLDCEAIHPHWRLVDFALLERAHRSDLNVNVWPISDPERTAEYEKMGVDGVIVEEPAGCR from the coding sequence ATGCGCTGTATCGCCCATCGCGGATTCGCCGGGCTCTATCCCGAGAACACGCTGACAGCCGTCCGTCAGGCCGCCGAGCGTGCCGATATGATCGAAGTCGACGTCCGACAGTGTCGCTCGGGCGATCCGGTCGTCATCCACGACGAAACGGTCGATCGCGTCACGGATTCGACCGGATCTGTCGCCGACATTTCGCTGGCGACGCTGCAATCGATGGACGTGCTCGGCACCGGCGAGGGTGTGCCGTCGCTGGAAGCCGTGTTGCGGACCGTGCCGGACGGCGTCGGTCTGAACCTCGAACTCAAGGAGCCGGATCTCGTCGAGCCAGTGATCGACCTCCTCGACGCGTTCGACACCGAGATCCTGCTGTCGTCGTTCGACGTGGAGACGCTCGCGGCCGCGCGCGATCTCGATCCGTCGATCGACCGGGCCCTGCTGGTCGACTCGTCCTCCGAGGCGGCTATCGAGCGGGCGGCGAGTCTGGACTGCGAAGCGATCCATCCACACTGGCGACTGGTCGATTTCGCGCTGCTGGAGCGGGCCCATCGCTCGGATCTGAACGTCAACGTCTGGCCGATCAGCGATCCGGAACGGACGGCCGAATACGAGAAGATGGGCGTCGACGGGGTCATCGTCGAAGAGCCGGCCGGCTGTCGCTAG
- a CDS encoding protein kinase domain-containing protein, with protein MSSADSEAVRTMLADIIADPERGQQALPRLVGRLDSDDRTVRIGAACGLCLIASEDPGSVEYTVRRLVDRLDDDVARPESILALEYLMTQFPERVDETLQELREQRDEEPLQYTRQGGFVRSGYFQPGEPSRDDVGRVRHPGGADSGSGLVYGQADERGDERAPGWENSDENSQSEPGSDTDEEAPGGSSETARQRVKRLHERVESIVEQSRFDQLMVLTGEVPGRYAHAYPVLATHGGREQALSLRLFYQPTENRQTFQRRLAGAIEQWGRIDHEHVVSLYDSGTRPEPWVASQHVEATLRAGLPDWNVSEIVGTVARLADGLATLHQRDIVHGGIDPESVAVELETEAGQRARLDNIGLLTVYRWFVDPSTCLDPRFAAPEYFDASFGGVDQATDIYQLGAILYYLLAGEPPYDGSYADVRTRVPGETRPTPPSEAAAVPAFLDGIVSKALARQKLTRYETAVAFQQDLLDARERI; from the coding sequence ATGTCGAGCGCCGACAGTGAGGCCGTCCGGACGATGCTTGCGGATATTATCGCTGACCCCGAGCGGGGTCAGCAAGCGTTGCCGCGGTTAGTCGGCCGTCTCGACAGCGACGATCGAACTGTCCGCATCGGAGCTGCCTGTGGTCTCTGTCTGATCGCCAGCGAGGACCCGGGGAGCGTCGAGTACACCGTCCGCCGGCTGGTCGACCGCCTCGACGACGACGTCGCACGTCCGGAGTCGATCCTGGCGCTGGAGTACCTCATGACGCAGTTCCCGGAGCGAGTCGACGAAACCCTCCAGGAGTTGCGCGAGCAGCGCGACGAGGAGCCGCTGCAGTACACCCGTCAGGGCGGGTTCGTCCGGAGCGGGTATTTCCAGCCCGGCGAGCCCAGCCGGGACGATGTCGGACGCGTGCGCCATCCCGGCGGCGCGGACTCCGGGTCGGGACTCGTGTACGGGCAGGCCGACGAGCGGGGTGACGAACGTGCGCCAGGGTGGGAGAACAGCGACGAAAACAGCCAGTCGGAGCCCGGGAGTGACACGGACGAGGAGGCGCCCGGTGGCAGTTCCGAGACCGCCCGCCAGCGAGTGAAGCGGCTCCACGAGCGTGTCGAATCGATCGTCGAACAAAGCCGATTCGACCAGCTGATGGTGCTGACAGGGGAGGTTCCGGGCCGGTACGCGCACGCGTATCCCGTGCTGGCAACGCACGGGGGTCGTGAACAGGCGCTTTCGCTCCGGCTGTTCTACCAGCCGACCGAGAACAGGCAGACGTTTCAGCGCCGACTTGCCGGGGCGATCGAACAGTGGGGGCGGATCGACCACGAACACGTCGTCTCGCTGTACGATAGCGGTACGCGCCCGGAGCCGTGGGTCGCGAGCCAGCACGTCGAGGCGACGCTGCGGGCTGGCCTGCCCGACTGGAACGTCTCCGAGATCGTCGGTACCGTCGCCCGGCTTGCGGACGGACTCGCGACGCTCCACCAGCGGGATATTGTTCACGGCGGGATCGATCCGGAGAGCGTCGCGGTCGAGCTCGAAACGGAGGCGGGTCAGCGTGCCCGACTCGACAATATCGGGTTGTTGACGGTCTATCGGTGGTTCGTCGATCCGTCGACCTGTCTCGATCCGCGCTTTGCCGCTCCCGAATACTTCGATGCCTCGTTCGGCGGTGTCGATCAGGCGACGGACATCTACCAACTCGGGGCGATCCTCTATTATCTCCTCGCCGGCGAGCCGCCCTACGACGGGAGCTACGCCGACGTTCGCACGCGGGTTCCGGGTGAGACGCGACCGACGCCCCCGTCCGAGGCCGCGGCGGTACCGGCGTTTCTCGACGGAATCGTCTCGAAGGCACTGGCGCGCCAGAAGCTGACGCGGTACGAAACAGCGGTCGCGTTCCAACAGGACCTGCTCGATGCACGGGAGCGAATCTAG
- a CDS encoding pantoate kinase: MTDEATVFVPGHVTGFFTVHRDDDPTASGSQGAGVTLADGVSVTVERADDRRVELNGQPASVDAVETVLDTLDAEAAVVAETDLPIGSGFGISGAMALGAALAANSVYERELSRNELVTIAHGADVRAGTGLGDVVAQAAGGMPIRLEPGGPHHNEIDAVPCRPRVEYVTFGELDTGEVIGGDTDLLSKAGTEALSRLVSEPTPEQFAYASRRFARESGLLTDHLREVIQDVSEAGGEASMAMLGETVFALGSGLSDAGYDPEACRVDAAGARLV, translated from the coding sequence ATGACCGACGAGGCGACAGTGTTCGTCCCGGGGCACGTGACCGGCTTCTTCACGGTCCATCGGGACGACGACCCGACGGCGAGCGGTTCGCAGGGGGCTGGGGTGACACTCGCCGACGGCGTCAGCGTGACCGTCGAACGGGCCGACGACCGACGCGTCGAACTGAACGGCCAGCCGGCGAGCGTCGACGCCGTCGAGACCGTCCTCGACACGCTGGACGCCGAGGCGGCTGTCGTCGCCGAGACGGACCTCCCGATCGGATCGGGGTTCGGGATCTCCGGGGCGATGGCACTCGGCGCGGCGCTGGCGGCCAACAGCGTCTACGAACGCGAACTCTCCAGAAACGAACTCGTCACGATCGCCCACGGCGCTGACGTTCGGGCCGGGACCGGACTGGGCGATGTCGTCGCGCAGGCGGCCGGCGGCATGCCGATCCGGCTCGAACCGGGCGGGCCACACCACAACGAGATCGACGCCGTCCCCTGTCGCCCGCGAGTCGAGTACGTCACGTTCGGCGAACTCGACACCGGCGAGGTGATCGGCGGCGATACCGACCTGCTCAGCAAGGCTGGCACGGAGGCGCTCTCGCGACTTGTCTCCGAACCTACTCCCGAACAGTTCGCCTACGCCTCCCGGCGGTTCGCCCGCGAGTCGGGTTTGCTGACTGACCACCTCCGGGAGGTCATCCAGGACGTGAGCGAGGCCGGCGGCGAGGCCTCGATGGCGATGCTCGGCGAGACAGTCTTCGCGCTCGGGTCTGGGCTCTCCGACGCCGGATACGACCCCGAGGCTTGCCGGGTCGACGCTGCCGGCGCACGGCTCGTGTAA
- a CDS encoding inorganic phosphate transporter, with the protein MVDPLLVAGVIVAMFVAFNIGGSTTGPAFGPAVGANAISKTTAAGLMTVFFFVGAWTIGRNVVETLGGELITDASVFTLETSIGVLFFIGLALFIGNLFGVPASTSMTAVGSIAGLGVATGSLGWTTMGQIATWWIVAPVIGFWVSLIVGRYFYSRINELIAMDRSDGPLVELDRSGAVPRPSVHETTNRRELYGVVTVVVIGCVMAFSSGTSNIANAIAPLVGSGAIEMNPAILLGGVAVGIGTFTIARRTLETMGSDITELPLTAAIVVASVSSALVIFLSAIGIPASFVVIATMSIIGLGWGRATRPVTVTEAVTGEETPAVTVDSLAVDEEGEELPPIGEEDPEVPNAADLFNPATTARVVLMQNVVPVIATFGAYLTFEFVPIFGI; encoded by the coding sequence ATGGTCGATCCGCTGCTCGTCGCCGGTGTCATCGTCGCCATGTTCGTGGCGTTCAACATCGGCGGCTCCACGACCGGCCCGGCGTTCGGCCCGGCAGTCGGCGCGAATGCCATCTCGAAGACGACAGCGGCGGGACTGATGACGGTGTTTTTCTTCGTCGGGGCCTGGACGATCGGCCGGAACGTCGTAGAGACGCTCGGCGGGGAACTCATCACCGACGCGAGCGTCTTCACCCTCGAGACGAGCATCGGCGTCCTGTTTTTCATCGGGCTCGCGCTGTTCATCGGCAACCTCTTTGGCGTCCCTGCCTCGACGTCGATGACGGCCGTCGGATCGATCGCCGGACTCGGCGTCGCGACCGGCTCGCTCGGCTGGACCACGATGGGGCAGATCGCGACCTGGTGGATCGTCGCTCCCGTCATCGGGTTCTGGGTCTCGCTGATCGTCGGTCGGTACTTCTACTCGCGGATCAACGAGTTGATCGCGATGGATCGCTCGGACGGGCCGCTGGTCGAACTCGATCGCTCCGGCGCCGTACCCAGGCCGTCTGTCCACGAGACGACCAACCGGCGGGAACTGTACGGCGTCGTCACAGTCGTCGTGATCGGGTGTGTGATGGCCTTTAGCTCCGGGACGTCGAACATCGCGAACGCGATCGCACCGCTGGTCGGAAGCGGCGCGATCGAGATGAACCCCGCAATTCTGCTGGGCGGTGTCGCCGTCGGGATCGGGACGTTCACCATCGCCCGTCGGACCCTGGAGACGATGGGCAGCGACATCACCGAACTACCGCTAACGGCGGCGATCGTCGTCGCGTCTGTCAGTTCCGCGCTGGTGATCTTCCTCTCGGCGATCGGCATCCCCGCCAGTTTCGTCGTCATCGCGACGATGTCGATCATCGGGCTGGGCTGGGGCCGGGCAACCCGTCCGGTCACCGTCACCGAGGCCGTCACCGGGGAAGAGACGCCGGCGGTCACCGTCGACTCGCTGGCAGTCGACGAGGAGGGCGAGGAACTGCCGCCGATCGGCGAGGAGGATCCCGAGGTTCCCAACGCGGCGGACCTGTTCAACCCGGCGACGACGGCGCGTGTCGTGTTGATGCAGAACGTCGTGCCCGTCATCGCCACCTTCGGGGCGTATCTCACCTTCGAGTTCGTCCCGATCTTCGGAATCTGA